A genomic region of Alligator mississippiensis isolate rAllMis1 chromosome 6, rAllMis1, whole genome shotgun sequence contains the following coding sequences:
- the ERLIN1 gene encoding erlin-1 isoform X6, with product MAPGLTIQAVRVTKPKIPEAIRRNFELMEAEKTKLLIAVQKQKVVEKEAETERKKALIEAEKAAQVSKIHYQQKIMEKETEKRISEIEDAAFLAREKAKADADYYTAQKVADSNKLKLTPAYLELVKYQAIAANSKLYFGDSIPSMFLDSCTFKHVWQRTAQDPSLPLKEAAEPCGESCLENEENAG from the exons ATGGCACCAGGTCTCACCATCCAG gCTGTGCGTGTTACAAAGCCCAAAATCCCTGAGGCCATCCGAAGAAATTTTGAGCTAAT GGAAGCTGAGAAGACCAAACTGCTCATAGCAGTCCAGAAGCAAAAAGTTGTGGAGAAGGAGGCAGAGACGGAGAGGAAAAAGGCTCTCATAG aggcagagaaggctgCTCAGGTGTCCAAGATTCATTATCAGCAGAAAATCATGGAAAAAGAGACGGAGAAGCGTATTTCTGAGATTGAAG ATGCTGCTTTCCTAGCAAGAGAGAAGGCGAAGGCTGATGCAGATTATTACACTGCTCAGAAAGTGGCAGACTCCAACAAG CTGAAACTCACGCCGGCATATCTGGAGCTAGTGAAATATCAAGCCATTGCTGCAAACAGTAAGCTGTATTTTGGTGACAGCATCCCCAGCATGTTTCTGGATTCCTGTACTTTCAAACATGTGTGGCAGAGGACTGCACAagaccccagcctgcccttgaAAGAGGCCGCAGAACCCTGTGGGGAAAGCTGCCTCGAAAATGAAGAGAATGCAGGCTGA
- the DNAJC8 gene encoding dnaJ homolog subfamily C member 8: protein MAAPAERGAGVAAEDAFLTFYTEVKQIEKRDSVLTSKNQIDRLTRPGSSYFNLNPFEVLQMDPEATEEEIKKRFRQLSILVHPDKNQDDSERAQKAFEAVDKAYKLLLDGEQKKRALDVIQAGKEYVEHTVKEKKKQLKKEGKPTDVEEDDPELFKQAVYKQTMKLFAELEIKRKEREAKEMHERKRQREEEIEAQEKAKREREWQKNFEESRDGRVDSWRNFQANTKGKKEKKNRTFLRPPKVKMEQRE, encoded by the exons ATGGCGGCTCCGGCGGAGCGCGGGGCGGGGGTCGCCGCCGAGGACGCGTTTCTCACCTTCTACACCGAG GTGAAGCAGATCGAAAAGCGAGACTCTGTTTTAACATCAAAAAACCAGATTGATAGGCTGACCCGTCCTGGATCCTCTTATTTCAACCTCAACCCTTTTGAA GTCCTGCAGATGGATCCTGAGGCCAcagaagaagaaataaagaagAGGTTCCGGCAG TTATCTATATTGGTACATCCTGACAAAAATCAAGATGATTCTGAAAGAGCCCAGAAAGCCTTTGAAG CTGTGGACAAAGCATACAAGTTACTACTGGATGGAGAGCAAAAGAAGAGGGCCTTGGATGTGATACAGGCAGGAAAAGAATATGTGGAACATACT gtaaaagaaaaaaagaagcagttGAAGAAGGAAGGCAAACCCACCGACGTAGAAGAGGATGATCCAGAATTA TTCAAACAAGCTGTGTATAAACAGACGATGAAGCTCTTTGCTGAACTTGAAattaaaaggaaagagagagaagctaAAGAAATGCATGAAAG GAAGCggcagagagaggaagaaattGAAGCCCAAGAGAAAGCGAAACGAGAGCGAGAGTGGCAGAAGAACTTTGAG GAGAGTCGAGACGGGCGTGTGGATAGCTGGAGAAACTTCCAGGCAAAtacaaaagggaagaaagaaaagaaaaacaggacCTTTCTGAGGCCTCCCAAAGTAAAAATGGAGCAGCGTGAatga